The proteins below come from a single Bactrocera tryoni isolate S06 unplaced genomic scaffold, CSIRO_BtryS06_freeze2 scaffold_25, whole genome shotgun sequence genomic window:
- the LOC120780379 gene encoding uncharacterized protein LOC120780379, whose translation MSKIKHKSTSSSCKKSSKTYVNTTSCFGRYVPAAFDYDPSIDYNVHGYIGMMDVICPHCEAAKFSGETAGMCCVNGKVKLPEFEPPPEPLQSLIFETSPESKHFLNHIQENNSSYQITSFGATKIIRDQFMPTFKIQGQIYHLAGSLLPLPDANHQFLQIYFIGDKNRELNQRCTIGSHTKREILCELQDFFHQHNELVQLFKTAMDRLPSDNH comes from the exons ATGTCCAAAATCAAACATAAGTCGAC AAGCTCATCATGCAAGAAATCCAGCAAGACCTACGTGAATACGACGTCGTGTTTTGGAAGATATGTTCCGGCTGCATTTGATTACGACCCTTCAATCGACTATAATGTACATGGATATATTGGAATGATGGATGTTATATGCCCACATTGTGAAGCGGCTAAATTCTCGGGTGAAACGGCTGGAATGTGTTGCGTTAACgggaaagtaaaattgccgGAATTTGAGCCGCCTCCTGAACCAttacaatcattaatttttgagacatcaccagaatcgaaacattttttaaatcatatacaagAGAACAATTCGTCTTATCAAATTACTTCTTTCGgcgctacaaaaattataagagatcAATTTATGCCGACATTTAAG ATCCAAGGTCAAATTTATCACCTAGCGGGTTCATTGTTACCGCTCCCCGACGCTAAccatcaatttttacaaatatatttcatcggAGATAAAAATCGTGAATTAAATCAACGCTGCACAATTGGTTCTCACACAAAAAGAGAAATTCTTTGCGAACTACAAGATTTTTTTCATCAGCACAATGAATTAGTCCAATTGTTCAAAACTGCTATGGATCGGTTGCCATCTGATAATCACTGA